Below is a genomic region from Catenuloplanes atrovinosus.
CCGGCAGCACCGTCTCCCCGTCGATCCCGGCCAGGTGGTTGCGCCAGAAGCCCACCTGGTCGCTCATCAGGCTGTCCTGCTCGCGCGCGCCGTCGAGCAGCCGTCCCTCCCAGATCGCGTAGTCGGCGAACTGGAGGACCAGCGGCGCGCGCTCCGGGGCGCGGCCGGCACGGCGCGCGCCGTACGCGGCCGCGAGGTCCCGGAAGAACACGTCCATCGACTCGTCGTCCGCGACGATCCGGTGCATTGTCACGCTCAGCACGTGCTCACGCTCGCCGAGCGCGAACAGGTCGCAGCGCCACGGCAGGTCCCGGGTGAGGTCGAACGGCCGCTCGCGCCGCTCGGCCAGCAGCCCGGGAAGGTCCTCCTCCGCGGCCGGGACCGGCGTCAGCCGTACCGCCGCGGTCTCGTGAACGTGCTGGTGCACGTCCTCGGCGCCGCCGGGGAACGTGGTGCGCAGGATCTCGTGGCGGACGGCCACGTCGCCGATCGCCGCCTCCAGCGCGGGCACGTCCAGGCGGCCGCGCAGGCGCAGCGCCACCGACACGTGCAGCCCGCGGGTCTCCTCCGACGGGCCGGCCAGCAGCCAGGCCCGCAGCTGCCGGGCGGTGAGCGGCACCCGCTCCGGCCGGGTGACCGGCTCCAGCGCCGGGCGGGACTTCGCGGCCAGCGCGCGGGCCACGCCGGCCGGCGTGGGCGAGGAGAACAGCTGCCGGATGGGCAGATCCGCGCCGAGCTCCTCGCGGATGCGCGCGATCAGCCGCATGGCCAGCGCCGAGCTGCCGCCCAGTTCGTGGAAGGCGTCGTCGACGCCGGCCCGCTCGACGCCGAGGATCTCGGCGTAGAGCGCGCACAGCACCTTCTCCGTCTCGCTCTCCGGCGCCTTCGCGGACGCGCCGCCGGCCAGGTCCGGGGCGGGCAGCGCCCGGCGGTCGACCTTGCTGTTGGCGGTGACGGGCAGGCTGACCAGCCCGACGATCGCCACGGGCACCATGTAGGCGGGCAGCACCAGGCCCATCCGCCGCCGGATCTCCTCGGTGTCCACCTCGCCGGCGTCGGAGACGACGTAGCCGACCAGCCGCCGCTCACCCGGCTGGTCCTCGCGCGCCACCACGACCGCCTCGCGGACGCCCGGCTGGGCCGCCAGCACGGCCTCCACCTCGGCCAGCTCCACCCGGAACCCGCGGATCTTCACCTGGTCGTCGGCGCGGCCGAGGAACACCACCTCGCCGTCGCGGTTCCAGCGTGCCAGGTCGCCGGTGCGGTACATGCGTTCGCCGTCGAGGAACGGGCAGGCCACGAATCGTTCGGCGGTCAGGTCCGGCCGGGCCAGGTAGCCGCGCGCCAGGCCGGTGCCCGCGATGTACAGCTCGCCGGTCACGCCCGGCGGAACCGGGCGCAGGAAGGCGTCGAGCAGGTAGATCCTGCGGTTGGTCATCGGGCGGCCGATCGGCAGCTCCGGCCCGACCGCCTCGCCCGGCTCGATCGGCTTCCAGGTGGCGCACAGCGTGGTCTCGGTCGGCCCGTACGTGTTGCGCACCACCAGGCCGGGCCGGGCCCGCCGCAGCTGCTCCACCGTGTGGGCGGGCACCACGTCGCCGCCGGTCCCGACCTCGCGCAGGCCGGTGAAGCAGTCCGGGGAGGACTCCGCCAGCGCGCGGAACGTGCCGGCGGTCAGGTGCACCGCGGTCGCGCCCCGGGCCACGGCCTCGCGGATGCCGCCCGCGTCGACCACGCCCGGCTCGGCGACCAGGACCCGGCCGCCCGTGACGAGCGGCACCCACATCTCGTACAGCGAGGGGTCGAAGACGTGCGTGGCGTGCATCAGGACACCGTCGCCGGGGCCGATCCGCCAGCCGGCGTCGCCCGCCAGGCCGGCCACCGCGCCGTGCGGGACGGCCACGCCCTTCGGCTCACCGGTGGAGCCGGACGTGTACATGACGTACGCCAGGTCGTCGGCGCCGATCCGGGCGGCCGGCGCCGTGGCGGCGCAGCGGTCCACGGCCGCGCGCGTCTCCGGAGCGTCCAGGACCACGAGGGTACGGCCGGGCAGCGCCTCGCCGGTGGCCGCCGTGCAGACGACCGCCGAGACGCCGGCGCCGTCCAGCACGAACGCGATCCGCTCGGCCGGGTGCGCGATGTCCACCGGCACGTACGCGGCACCGGCCTTCCAGATCGCCAGGAACACGATCGGCAGGTCCGCGGACCGCTCCATGGCCACGCCCACCCGGTCGCCGCGCCGGACGCCGCGTTCGATCAGGTAGGACGCCAGCCGGTTCGACGCCGCGTCGGCCTGCGCGTAGGTGAGTTCCGCGCCGTCCGGGCCGGCGATCGCCACCGCGTCCGGTGCCGCGGCCACCCGCCGGGCGAACAGCTCCGGCACGGACGCGCCGGGCACCGGCCCCGCGGTCGCGTTCCACTCGTCCACCACCGTGGCGCGCTCGGCCTCGCCGAGCAGCGTCAGCCGGCCGACCGGCACGTCCGGGTCGGCGACCAGCCGCTCCAGCACGCGGGCGATCGCGCCGGCGACCGACTCGGCGACCTCGCGGCCGAACAGGCCCCGGTCGTAGTTCAGGATCACCGGCATGCGCTCGCCCGGGCCGGAGACCAGCGTGAACGGGTAGTGCGAGGCGTCCCGTCCCTTCCGCACCGGTCGCATGTGCAGGCCGTCGCCGGCCGGCCGGTCGAGCCCGGTGCGCGGGAAGTTCTCGTAGATGACGAGCGTGTCGAAGACCGCGCCGGGGCCGGCGACGGCCTGCACCTCCTGCAGGCCGAGGTGCTGGTGGGCGCCGAGCGCCGACTGGGTGCGCTGGAGCCCGGCGAGCAGGTCGACGACGCGCTGCCCGCCGTCCAGCCGGGCGCGCACCGGCAGCGTGGTGAGCAGCATGCCGACCATCGACTCCACCCGGGCGAGCGCGGCGGGCCGCCCCGAGGAGGTGGAGCCGAACACCACGTCGGTACGGCCGGCCAGCTGCGCCAGCACGATCGCCCACGCGCCCTGCACCACGGTGTTCATGGTCAGGTCGCGGGCGCGCGCCAGCCGGGTCAGGCCGTCGGTCAGCTCCGCGGGCAGCTCGATCATCACCGTGTCGATGTCCGGCACCCGCGCCGGATCGGCGGGCGCGACCGCGGTGGGCGTGTCCAGCCCGGCGAGCGCGTTGCGCCACGCCGCCCGCGCCGCGTCCTTGTCCTGCCGGCCCAGCCAGGCGAGGTAGTCGCGGTAGGACACCGCGGGCGGCAGCCCGGACGCGTCGCCGTCCGCCGCGTAGATCGCGGCCAGCTCGCGGTGCAGGATCGGCATGGACCAGCCGTCCACCAGCACGTGGTGCAGCGTGTGCACCAGCAGGTGCCGGTCCGGGCCGAGCCGGATCAGGTGCAGCTTCATCAGCGGCGCGGTCTCCAGGCGGAGCCGCTCGGCCATCTCCTCCTCGGCCACCCGGCTCACCTCGCCGTCGGCCAGGTCGTCCGGCAGCCCGGTCAGGTCGGTCTCGCGCCACGGGATCTCCACGTCCCGCTGGATCACCTGCACCATCTGCGCGCCGCTGACGTAGCGGAAGCAGGCGCGCAGCGCGGCGTGCCGGTCCACGAGCGCCTGCCAGGACGCCCGCAGCCGCGCCGCGTCCAGCGGCCCGTCGATGCCGTAGACGGACTGCACGGTGTACGTGTCCGGCCCGTCCGCGTCGAGCGCGGTGTGGTAGAGCATCCCCTCCTGGAGCGGCGACAGCGGCCAGACGTCTTCCACGGTGGAACGGGGCTTCGCACGAGTGTCGTCGATGGTCACGGTCTACTCCTTATTCGCCGGCCGGTCCGGCCTCGAGTCGGTCCATCTGTTCGGGCGAGAGGGCCACCAGCGGGCCCGCGGGGGACTCCGGCGCCGCGGCGTCCCCGTCGTCGGCGGGGAGTTCCTTGACGAGCGCCGCCAGCCGTTCCGGCGTCTTCTCGTCGAACACCTGCCACGGGGTCAGTTCCAGCCCTTCCCGGCGGGCCCGGGTGGACAGCTGCATGGAGGTGATCGAGTCGCCGCCGAGCTCGAAGAAGCTGTCGTCGGCGGCCACCCGGTCCAGGCCCAGCACCTCCGCGAAGAGCGCGCACAGCCGCTCCTCCATGGCGGTGCGCGGGTCCCGCCCGGACGACGTACCGGCGAAGTCGGGGGCGCGCAGCGCCCGGTGATCGACCTTGCCGTTGGGGGTCAGGGGCATGGTCTCCAGCGGTACGAACGCGGCCGGCACCATGTGCTGGGGCAGGCGCGCGACCGCGGCCTCCCGGAGCGCGGTGATCAGCGTGTCGTCCGCCGGACCGGCCGCCGGGACGACGTACGCCACCAGCTGCTTCTCCCCCGGCCCGTCCTCGCGGGCGACCACCGCCACCTGGGCGACGCCCGGACGGCCCGCCAGCACGGCCTCGATCTCCCCCGGCTCGATCCGGTACCCGCGCACCTTGACCTGCGCGTCGGCCCGGCCGGCGAAGACCAGCTCGCCGTCCCGGGTCCAGCGCGCCCGGTCGCCGGTGCGGTACATCCGGCCGCCCGGCATGAACGGGTCCGCGACGAACCGCTCCGCGGTCAGGCCCGGCCGTCCCAGGTATCCGCGGGCGAGCCCGGCACCGGCCACGTAGAGCTCCCCGGCCACGCCCACCGGCACCGGCTGGAGGAACGCGTCGAGCAGGTACGCCCGCGTGTTCGTGATCGGACGGCCGATCGGGACCGCGTCCCGCCCGGGGGTCAGCGGCGCGCTCATCGTCGCGCACACGGTCGTCTCGGTCGGCCCGTAGGCGTTGACCATCCGGTGCCCCGGCGCCCACCGGTCCACCAGCGCGGGCGGGCAGGCCTCGCCGGCCACGATCAGCGTCTCCAGGCTCGCCGGCAGGTCGTCCTCGACGGCCAGCACGCTCGGCGGCACCGTCACATGGGTGACGTCCCACCGGCGTACCGCCTCGCCCAGCGTCACCCGGGGCGGCATGCTCTCCGGGCCGGCCAGCACGATGGACCCGCCGGACAGCAGCGCCATGCACACCTCGGAGACCGCGGCGTCGAAGCCGAGCGAGGCGAACTGGAGCACCCGCGACGCGGGCGTCACCGCGAAGCGCGCGATCTGGGCGCGCGCCAGGTTGCCCAGCCCGGCGTGGGTGACCAGCACGCCCTTGGGCACGCCGGTCGATCCGGACGTGTAGATCACGTACGCGCCGTCGGCCGCGAGCACGCGCGGCAGCGCGGTCCCCGGATCGGCCGCGGACGGCTCGCCCGGCACCAGCACGGTGCCGGTGAAGCCGTCCGGCACGGCCGCCCGGGTCGCGGCCGAGCAGACCAGCACGTCCGGCGCCGCGTCGGCCAGCATCAGCGCGATCCGCTCGCCGGGGTAGTCC
It encodes:
- a CDS encoding non-ribosomal peptide synthetase, translating into MTIDDTRAKPRSTVEDVWPLSPLQEGMLYHTALDADGPDTYTVQSVYGIDGPLDAARLRASWQALVDRHAALRACFRYVSGAQMVQVIQRDVEIPWRETDLTGLPDDLADGEVSRVAEEEMAERLRLETAPLMKLHLIRLGPDRHLLVHTLHHVLVDGWSMPILHRELAAIYAADGDASGLPPAVSYRDYLAWLGRQDKDAARAAWRNALAGLDTPTAVAPADPARVPDIDTVMIELPAELTDGLTRLARARDLTMNTVVQGAWAIVLAQLAGRTDVVFGSTSSGRPAALARVESMVGMLLTTLPVRARLDGGQRVVDLLAGLQRTQSALGAHQHLGLQEVQAVAGPGAVFDTLVIYENFPRTGLDRPAGDGLHMRPVRKGRDASHYPFTLVSGPGERMPVILNYDRGLFGREVAESVAGAIARVLERLVADPDVPVGRLTLLGEAERATVVDEWNATAGPVPGASVPELFARRVAAAPDAVAIAGPDGAELTYAQADAASNRLASYLIERGVRRGDRVGVAMERSADLPIVFLAIWKAGAAYVPVDIAHPAERIAFVLDGAGVSAVVCTAATGEALPGRTLVVLDAPETRAAVDRCAATAPAARIGADDLAYVMYTSGSTGEPKGVAVPHGAVAGLAGDAGWRIGPGDGVLMHATHVFDPSLYEMWVPLVTGGRVLVAEPGVVDAGGIREAVARGATAVHLTAGTFRALAESSPDCFTGLREVGTGGDVVPAHTVEQLRRARPGLVVRNTYGPTETTLCATWKPIEPGEAVGPELPIGRPMTNRRIYLLDAFLRPVPPGVTGELYIAGTGLARGYLARPDLTAERFVACPFLDGERMYRTGDLARWNRDGEVVFLGRADDQVKIRGFRVELAEVEAVLAAQPGVREAVVVAREDQPGERRLVGYVVSDAGEVDTEEIRRRMGLVLPAYMVPVAIVGLVSLPVTANSKVDRRALPAPDLAGGASAKAPESETEKVLCALYAEILGVERAGVDDAFHELGGSSALAMRLIARIREELGADLPIRQLFSSPTPAGVARALAAKSRPALEPVTRPERVPLTARQLRAWLLAGPSEETRGLHVSVALRLRGRLDVPALEAAIGDVAVRHEILRTTFPGGAEDVHQHVHETAAVRLTPVPAAEEDLPGLLAERRERPFDLTRDLPWRCDLFALGEREHVLSVTMHRIVADDESMDVFFRDLAAAYGARRAGRAPERAPLVLQFADYAIWEGRLLDGAREQDSLMSDQVGFWRNHLAGIDGETVLPVDRPRAAIPSRRAGTVPVRLGAGAHARLARTVEAAGADTLQTVHAALAMLLVAYGAGEDLVIGTTLPRDEDLIDLEPMIGPFARPFPVRTDLSADPTFLEVVARVQEAVREARQHLDVPFERIPELLGLPASLSRHPVFQVGLRVSEEDSVAWDAADLPALRTTAEPAGVEAIELDLAFALTERRDDEDDEAGIDGILHYAADLFDEDTAETLARRLVRVLEQVAEDPGRRISELDVLLDDARRDDPVIAPVRWSGAVPEAVADLAGPLGALLLDDRRRPVAPGAVGELYVTGPAVDAGEPCPFGPAGRRMVRTGLLARENSAGELHVVGERRGSGASVKTGDYEVLLPLRATGDRPPLFCVHASGGLSWNYGPLLRHLPANQPVYGVQARGLARTEALPGSVEEMAADYVAQIRTVQPSGPYHLLGWSLGGRIAQAMTVLLEAAGERVGLLALLDAYPVYMGRNAKGTPTEEAARDEEALEKRKQQELELAGQLVQGGGARARLEAVMRNLWTVGPDHTAAPFSSDVLLFVATVDRPAHLPVAEAIASWQDLTGGAIEPHEIEVNHYEMVQPAALARIGAVVAEKLRRPGAAA